The nucleotide sequence TGAGCGTTCCACACGTGCGGATGCAGGAGCACAGCAACGCGATACTCTTCCCGAGGCAGCTCGCTGACCAGCCGCTCCAATAGCTCCCACCTCTGTCCCAGCAGAGAATGAGGCCCCCAGGTGGAGCAGGCCAGAACCAGTCGCTGGTGGGCCCTGGTGCGCAGGGCCTCCCGGTACAGCGCCCGCGAAGGCAGACTGGCTGTGATGCGGTCGAAGCAGGGGTCGCCCACCACCTCCGCGGCACGCAGAGCCTCGGGGCATTCGCGACCGAGCCGGGTGAGCTCCTCCTGATGCGCCAGAACGATCGTCTCGGGTACCAGTACACCGTCCCGAATGAGCCGCTGCCTACTGAGGCCATACACGCCTCGATCCGCCACCAGGTGTCCCCGGCGCGCACCACGCACGATCTTGTTATGCCCGGCGCCGTGCGGGAGCACGATCACGGGAGCGTGCAGTTCATGGAGACTTCCGTGGCCCGCCGCCAACGCAAGGTCGAACTGTGTCCGTACGGCCTGGCTCCACGGCAGCACCAGCCCATTGAGCTCCTCCAGGAAGGCAGCTACACCGTTACTGAACACGTCAGGCGCCGACGTGAAGAACAGTTGTACGCGGCAGTCACCCTCCAGGAGACGAACCGCCTCGAGCAGCCGCTGCCCAGCGGTCACAGTGTGCACCACAGCCAAGACCCTTCTACGGATCCGGCATGTGGCCCAGCGCTCGACATCCAGACGCACCGGCACATGAGGCCCGTGCGCTTCTTGCGTTACCACGCTCATCGACATCAATCCCCCGGTTCCTTCCTCCGGACCGGTCACTCGGTCCAGTCGACAGCGACGGTTTGCTGTCACTGACACAGAGGTGCCCCCAGGGGTGGATGGATGACTTGCAGGAATCCTGCACTCCACGTGATGGAAATGACCACGGCCGAGATGTGCGCCCGTCGCGCTCCCATGCGCCTCTGCCCGCTACCCCAGATAGGCAGCGACAGTAAATTGATGCCGCGCGTATGTGCGGGCGCTGCCGGAGGCGGCAGGAAGTAGAACACCCATCGGGGGCGATGGTGGAACTTCTTGCTCTTGGATCCATTGAACTATGGCATCACGATCAGCGATGCAAGCTCGGATCGGTGAAAGAACGCTGCGTGCTAGCCGTTCTGGTCCACGCCCGGGGCGAGCCAGTCAGCGTTGAGACCTTGATGGACCGCATCTGGGACGGCGAGCCGCCCCGGACAGCCTTGGACACTCTGCACAGCTACCTGTCCCGGCTACGCAGACGGCTACGAAGGGCAGTCGGAGACCTGGTTCAGGTGGAACGGCCCTCCCCCGGGCTGTATCAGCTCCGGGTCGACCCGGAGGATATCGACCTGCTGCGCTTCCAACAGCTCCGCACGGACGCAGGCGCAGCAACTGCGTGCGGTCAGACGGATCTGGCCGTTGGTCTACTGCGTACTGCCGAATCTCTCTGGCGAGGCGAACCATTAGCAGAGTTTTCCAGTGCCTGGGCCATGTCGACGCGCACCCGGCTGATCGAGGAATACCGTCGTGTTCGGGAGGAACGGATCCGGGTGGAACTCGAGTTAGGACATCACGCAGATCTCATAGGTGAGCTGCATGAGCTCACCTCGCAGAATCCGCTTGCTCAGAAGCTGATTTATTTCCTTATGTTAGCGCTCCATCGCTCCGGACGGCCCGATGAGGCACTTGCCCTCTACCGGACCACACGCCAACACCTCCGGGACAGACTAGGGATCGAGCCCGGACCCGATCTTCGAGAACTCCATCAGCGCATCCTCAAACAAGACCGTACACTGGTGGATATCCAATCCGATACCGCGCTGCCCCCCAACAACCTTCCTCGCGCAACCCGAGACTTCACTGGACGTACCAGCGAACTCCGCATCTTGCTTGCAGAGCCGGCCTCACCGGACAGCACAATAACGCCCTTGCCGCTCACCGTCGTCCACGGTATGCCAGGCATCGGCAAGACCGCCCTGGCTATTCGCGCCGCGCACGGGCTACTTATGTCCTATCCTGACGGCCAGTTCTACGTGAACTTACACGCCTACAGTAGCCAGACGTCCTACGACCCCGCAGAAGCACTCGGGGTTCTACTCCAGGCAACCGGATTGTCAGGGGACCTGCCTAATTCGCTCGACGAGCGCGCGGCCAAATGGCGGCAGTGGACGGCTCGGCGTCGTGTGCTGGTGATCCTGGACAACGCCCGTGATGCTGCTCAAGTCATCCCTCTACTGCCTGGTGCCTCCACCTGCCGTGTGATCGTAACCTGCCGGAACCGACTCGCAGGACTGGACGGTGCCTCATCCCTCTTCCTGGACGTGCTGTCCGAGGCAGAGGCAGCCGCGCTCTTCACCCGGATCGCAGGTCCTGCTCGGTTGTCCGTCGACGCCGCAGCCTTGGGACGTGTCGTAGCTGCATGTGCTTGTCATCCCCTCGCCATTCAGCTGCTCGCTAGCCGCTTTCGGCATCGCGACTCCTGGGACCTTAACCATCTCCTCGATCGACTCACCCAGGCGGCCGACCCGCTGGACGAGTTCGACGATGCCGTCGCATCGGCTTTCCGGTTCTCCTATACAGAGCTGAGCGGTCCAGCGCAACAACTGTTCCGCTTCCTTGCGCTGCACTCAGGCCCCGATATCACCCTTCATGCAGCAATCGCACTCACAGGACTGAAGGGTGTGCAGTTGCGTAAGAACTTGGAGGAGCTTTTGGACAGCCACATGCTCGACGAGCCGGTACGAGACCGCTACAGGTTCCATGACCTCACCCGCGCCTTTGCCTTCCAGATCTGTTCCCAGACGGAACCAGAGTCCACTCGTCGGCAAGCGGTCGACCGGCTCCTCCGCTACTATCTTACCGCCGCACACCGTGCCGATCAGCTCGCTCACCCAAACCGTCGCAGCCTGCCCTTAGGGTCGGAGCGGGAATCCTCATATGCGCCCCAATTCGGCAACGCGGACGAAGCGACAGTGTGGCTCGCCTTGGAACGCGCCAATCTCCTAGCGGCCGCCCGCACATCAGCTGCTGAGGCTCCGAGATTCGCAGCACTCTTCCCCCACGTACTTGCCATGTCACTCAAGTTGTGGGGCACCTGGAGCATCGCGGCCGAACTCTATGACGCAGCAATGCCCGCCCTCCGCATAGAGGGCGACAAGGCAGCTCTGGCCCGAACCCTGGTGGAACGTGCGGAGGTTCTCGCCCAAAGAAAGCACCAGGAGGCCCGGAGCTGCACTGCCGAGGCCCTAGCTCTCTTTCAGGCGCTCAACGATCCAAGCGGCTGCGCCGACGCTCTCCTGCAGTCAGGCCGCGCCCACCTGGCGGGGGGCTATGGCGATATGGCCTTGGATGCACTCGACCAGGCACTGGATCTGTACCTGACGGTTGGTGATCGGTTAGGAGAAGGAGAATGCCTTAATGTTCAAGGAGCGGCACTGCATTACGCCGGCCGCTATAAGGAAGCAGCCCATAAGGTCCGGGCCATGCTTAGCATTCATGAAGAACTCCAGGATGAGTCCGGCCAGGTACGGGCCCTAAATAATATGGGGGAGCTCTACTATCGCCAAGGACGCTACGAGGACGCCCGTGACTACTACGAACGGTCCCTTGCACTCGCTCAGCAGTGTGGCGGCCGCCAGGAACTCGCCATCTTGGACACAAATTTGGGTGCAGTCTATCAAGCAACTGGTCAGACGGTTCGAGCACTTGCCTGCTTGCAACGAGCTCTCGACAGCCACCGGGCTGGCAGCGACTCTCTGGGAGAAGCAAATGTACTGATTAGCATGGGCACGGCTTACGCGGAAACTGGACGAAAGCGCGAGGCCCTACTGCACTTCAGCATGGCGGAAGAAGTAGCCCGCAGCATCGACAACTCCTATGAGAGACAGCGGGCGCTGATAGGTGTAGCTAATGTTCAGCGCGAATCGGGACAGCTTGACAGCGCACTGACGGTTTTCAGGCAAGCGTTGCATGTGGCCCAGGACGCTGGCTTCCCTCTCGGCTCCGCGCAGGCACTCGCGGGACTCGCACAAACCGCCCTATCTTCTAACAATCTCGAAATGGCACGTCACTACGGCGAGCAGGCAATCACTGTCTATAGAAGCCTTGAAGCGGACGCGGAGGCGGAGGGGGTTCAATCCCTCCTTGCAGGCCAGGGATTGACCGGCTCCTGAGCCTCGCAGGAGCCGGTATGCCTATGCCGAGAGACCGGGTCAGCCAATCACGCGATTACCGGTGCTACCAGCGTCACCACATCCACTGCGCCGCGCCTGCCTGCACCGTCGTCGGCTGACTGGACGAGCCCAGGCCGTCCACGCTCGACGCGATGACACATACGGCAAACGCAGCAACGGCAGCGGCAGCGGCAGCGGCGATTTTGTTCAACGTGCGACGCACCAAGACCTCGAATCAGGTAATAGGTTGATAACCAGGGCATATTTGCGGCCCAGGGGTGATCAACAGTACACCCTGCGCAACGATGTTCGGGTACACTTGTCGTTCGCCGATCAAGGTGATATATGGCGCCTGACCGCACTCCGGTAGCACAAGCCTGTGCCGCTCGAAAAGTCATCGCTGCATGTCATGCAACATATCTGTACTCATTGATGAGGCCGCCGAGGATCCGGGTGCGCAGGACTTTGCCGATGCTGAGGCTATGCGCCGCAGCGGGTTGTTCGTGGGCGTCGGGTGGTAGCTGGTTGCGGGCCTGGTGGGGTCGGTGTTCGTTGTAGTGCCGCTCGTAGGCCGCGAGGACATGGCGGGCGTGGGCCTCGTTCATGATGAGGACGTGGTCGAGGGCTTCGCTTCGGATGCTGCCGATCATGCGTTCGCAGTGCGCGTTCATACGGGGAGCCTGTGGCGCACTGTTGAGAATCTCCATCTCCTCGGCCTGGAAGACGGCGTCGAAGGCTTCGCCGTACTTGCCATCGCGGTCGCGTAACACGAAGTGCAGGGAGTCGATGCGTATGCCCAAGTCGGCGGTGAGATTCCGCGCCTGCTGCACCGCCCAGTCCCGGGTCGGGTGGGCGGTGGCCCCTGTGGGTGCCGGGAATTATGTCACCCGGGCCGACCTGCTGGTTCGGATCTGTCAGACCTCAGGAAGAGACTGCCGTTCTGAGGCAGCATGCCAGCCGTGGTGATACGGCTGATCTACCTGCTCGCCTGCCAAGCCTTCCGATGGCTTGCCCTGCTCGCCCGTTCGGATGCCTCGAAGGACGTGGAGATCTTGATGCTTCGGCATCAACTGGCGATCGCACGCCGTGCCCAGCCACGGCCCCGCTTCTCCTGGAGTGACAGGGCCGTCATGGCGGCACTACTCCGGCTCGTCAGCAAGCAGCGGCGTTCGCAACTGGCCTTGTTGGTCTCTCCGCGATCGGTCCTGCGCTGGCACGCACGGCTCATCGCCTGGAAATGGACCTACCCCTCCCGTCGTCCGGGCCGACCACCGAAACCAGAGGCCCTGCGCCAACTGATCCTGCGTCTGACGCGGGAGAACCCGGGATGGGGATACCGCCGCATCCACGGTGAACTCCTCGGCCTTGGACGTGACGTCGCGGCCTCCACCGTCTGGTCCATTCTGAAGCAAGCAGGGATCGACCCATCGCCGCAGCGCGTGGACTGCTCCTGGGCCGCTTTCCTCAAAGTCCAGGCCTCCGCAATCGTAGCCACCGACCTGTTCCACATCGATACGGTCTTCCTGCGGCGCTGGTTCGTACTGTTCTTCATCAACCACGGCACCCGGCGGGTGCACATCGCCGGCATCACCCGACACCCGACCGGCCCCTGG is from Streptomyces hygroscopicus and encodes:
- a CDS encoding integrase → MQQARNLTADLGIRIDSLHFVLRDRDGKYGEAFDAVFQAEEMEILNSAPQAPRMNAHCERMIGSIRSEALDHVLIMNEAHARHVLAAYERHYNEHRPHQARNQLPPDAHEQPAAAHSLSIGKVLRTRILGGLINEYRYVA
- a CDS encoding AfsR family transcriptional regulator, giving the protein MDRIWDGEPPRTALDTLHSYLSRLRRRLRRAVGDLVQVERPSPGLYQLRVDPEDIDLLRFQQLRTDAGAATACGQTDLAVGLLRTAESLWRGEPLAEFSSAWAMSTRTRLIEEYRRVREERIRVELELGHHADLIGELHELTSQNPLAQKLIYFLMLALHRSGRPDEALALYRTTRQHLRDRLGIEPGPDLRELHQRILKQDRTLVDIQSDTALPPNNLPRATRDFTGRTSELRILLAEPASPDSTITPLPLTVVHGMPGIGKTALAIRAAHGLLMSYPDGQFYVNLHAYSSQTSYDPAEALGVLLQATGLSGDLPNSLDERAAKWRQWTARRRVLVILDNARDAAQVIPLLPGASTCRVIVTCRNRLAGLDGASSLFLDVLSEAEAAALFTRIAGPARLSVDAAALGRVVAACACHPLAIQLLASRFRHRDSWDLNHLLDRLTQAADPLDEFDDAVASAFRFSYTELSGPAQQLFRFLALHSGPDITLHAAIALTGLKGVQLRKNLEELLDSHMLDEPVRDRYRFHDLTRAFAFQICSQTEPESTRRQAVDRLLRYYLTAAHRADQLAHPNRRSLPLGSERESSYAPQFGNADEATVWLALERANLLAAARTSAAEAPRFAALFPHVLAMSLKLWGTWSIAAELYDAAMPALRIEGDKAALARTLVERAEVLAQRKHQEARSCTAEALALFQALNDPSGCADALLQSGRAHLAGGYGDMALDALDQALDLYLTVGDRLGEGECLNVQGAALHYAGRYKEAAHKVRAMLSIHEELQDESGQVRALNNMGELYYRQGRYEDARDYYERSLALAQQCGGRQELAILDTNLGAVYQATGQTVRALACLQRALDSHRAGSDSLGEANVLISMGTAYAETGRKREALLHFSMAEEVARSIDNSYERQRALIGVANVQRESGQLDSALTVFRQALHVAQDAGFPLGSAQALAGLAQTALSSNNLEMARHYGEQAITVYRSLEADAEAEGVQSLLAGQGLTGS
- a CDS encoding integrase, producing MPAVVIRLIYLLACQAFRWLALLARSDASKDVEILMLRHQLAIARRAQPRPRFSWSDRAVMAALLRLVSKQRRSQLALLVSPRSVLRWHARLIAWKWTYPSRRPGRPPKPEALRQLILRLTRENPGWGYRRIHGELLGLGRDVAASTVWSILKQAGIDPSPQRVDCSWAAFLKVQASAIVATDLFHIDTVFLRRWFVLFFINHGTRRVHIAGITRHPTGPWITQQARNYLMDLGDHAESIKILIRDRGAYFTDNFDAVFHAIGVDVLPTLPRVPRMNAIAERWIGSCRREATDRILITGERHLRLVVSEYTDHYNQHRPHRSLGQRAPDLLSEPELPTATDNTRVLRLDRLDGLIHEYTQVA